Proteins from one Triplophysa dalaica isolate WHDGS20190420 chromosome 6, ASM1584641v1, whole genome shotgun sequence genomic window:
- the zgc:112023 gene encoding PI-PLC X domain-containing protein 1 isoform X2 — protein sequence MENDDGLFAHSCPDWMSELPRGLWDVPLWNLAIPGSHDTMTYCLDQKSSVLQSEPKVLQVLDTLLPCFVRPCIMKWATSQEDSICKQLDSGMRFLDLRIAHKSKDPDKVFYFAHGIYSLVTVKEALTEVAEWLDQHSKEVVIMAFSAFDGVNLDQHKDLIQFLITTFGQKICPNSVTPSLRECWNRAFQVILSYDDSAASVHEELWPKFDYWWANTSDPNRVVSYLDKRKEEGRPAGFFAAGLNLTENAGYILSHPCQSLKGMTLSSCGLLMDWVKQQRPGSGSTCINVICADFVSTYSNEFTQLVIGLNQILLKET from the exons ATGGAGAATGATGACGGATTATTCGCGCACAGCTGTCCGGACTGGATGTCGGAGCTTCCTCGGGGTCTCTGGGATGTCCCGCTGTGGAATCTCGCTATACCCG GAAGTCATGACACCATGACCTACTGCTTGGACCAGAAGTCTTCTGTGCTTCAGTCTGAACCAAAAGTACTGCAGGTGTTGGATACATTACTACCCTGTTTCGTCCGACCATGTATAATGAAATGGGCAACATCCCAG gAGGACAGTATTTGTAAACAGCTGGATTCAGGCATGCGGTTCCTTGATCTCAGGATAGCTCATAAATCAAAAGACCCTGATAAAGTTTTCTACTTCGCTCACGGGATCTACTCTCTCGTGACAGTGAAG gaAGCGCTCACAGAAGTGGCTGAATGGTTAGACCAGCATAGCAAGGAAGTGGTCATCATGGCATTTTCTGCATTCGATGGCGTGAACTTGGATCAACACAAAGACCTCATTCAGTTTCTCATAACAACATTTGGCCAAAAAATTTGCCCAAATTCT GTCACACCGTCACTACGGGAGTGTTGGAATCGAGcttttcaggttattttatcATATGACGACTCGGCTGCATCTGTTCATGAGGAGCTCTGGCCAAAGTTTGACTACTGGTGGGCAAACACATCAGATCCCAACCGAGTCGTATCCTACCTGGACAAAAGAAAGGAGGAAGGAAGACCAG CCGGTTTCTTCGCAGCTGGTCTGAATCTAACCGAGAATGCCGGGTATATTCTGTCCCATCCGTGTCAGTCATTGAAAGGCATGACCCTGAGCTCGTGCGGTCTGTTGATGGACTGGGTCAAACAGCAGAGGCCGGGGTCAGGCAGTACCTGCATCAATGTCATCTGTGCAGATTTTGTGAGCACGTACAGTAATGAATTTACTCAGCTGGTTATCGGACTCAATCAAATACTCTTAAAAGAGACCTGA
- the zgc:112023 gene encoding PI-PLC X domain-containing protein 1 isoform X3 — translation MTYCLDQKSSVLQSEPKVLQVLDTLLPCFVRPCIMKWATSQEDSICKQLDSGMRFLDLRIAHKSKDPDKVFYFAHGIYSLVTVKEALTEVAEWLDQHSKEVVIMAFSAFDGVNLDQHKDLIQFLITTFGQKICPNSVTPSLRECWNRAFQVILSYDDSAASVHEELWPKFDYWWANTSDPNRVVSYLDKRKEEGRPAGFFAAGLNLTENAGYILSHPCQSLKGMTLSSCGLLMDWVKQQRPGSGSTCINVICADFVSTYSNEFTQLVIGLNQILLKET, via the exons ATGACCTACTGCTTGGACCAGAAGTCTTCTGTGCTTCAGTCTGAACCAAAAGTACTGCAGGTGTTGGATACATTACTACCCTGTTTCGTCCGACCATGTATAATGAAATGGGCAACATCCCAG gAGGACAGTATTTGTAAACAGCTGGATTCAGGCATGCGGTTCCTTGATCTCAGGATAGCTCATAAATCAAAAGACCCTGATAAAGTTTTCTACTTCGCTCACGGGATCTACTCTCTCGTGACAGTGAAG gaAGCGCTCACAGAAGTGGCTGAATGGTTAGACCAGCATAGCAAGGAAGTGGTCATCATGGCATTTTCTGCATTCGATGGCGTGAACTTGGATCAACACAAAGACCTCATTCAGTTTCTCATAACAACATTTGGCCAAAAAATTTGCCCAAATTCT GTCACACCGTCACTACGGGAGTGTTGGAATCGAGcttttcaggttattttatcATATGACGACTCGGCTGCATCTGTTCATGAGGAGCTCTGGCCAAAGTTTGACTACTGGTGGGCAAACACATCAGATCCCAACCGAGTCGTATCCTACCTGGACAAAAGAAAGGAGGAAGGAAGACCAG CCGGTTTCTTCGCAGCTGGTCTGAATCTAACCGAGAATGCCGGGTATATTCTGTCCCATCCGTGTCAGTCATTGAAAGGCATGACCCTGAGCTCGTGCGGTCTGTTGATGGACTGGGTCAAACAGCAGAGGCCGGGGTCAGGCAGTACCTGCATCAATGTCATCTGTGCAGATTTTGTGAGCACGTACAGTAATGAATTTACTCAGCTGGTTATCGGACTCAATCAAATACTCTTAAAAGAGACCTGA
- the LOC130424370 gene encoding PI-PLC X domain-containing protein 1: MTDEMASFADWMSNLNEKLTEIPLSQLAIPGSHDAMAYSLDVDSSVLEPKKLKSLDKIFSSFIRPIVKKWGTAQDKTISEQLEAGVRYFDLRVAGKPQSSDFFFYHGLYTIMTVKEGMTELATWLGQHTKEVVILSFSHFKEMLDSQHSELTGFLKEHFKTKLCPKTQMPSLKACWEKGYQVVLSYDKSGVNDDQLLWPRIEYWWADNSDPKEVISYLNNQKQKGRSEGFFVAGLNLTFDGNDMFLYLMKSLKEKTMSAYPLLLDWVKEQRRGSDGESINIIAGDFVGANSFVQDVIRLNSADIVHENPTD; the protein is encoded by the exons ATGACGGATGAAATGGCGAGTTTTGCTGACTGGATGTCTAACCTGAATGAGAAATTAACCGAAATCCCTTTGAGCCAACTCGCTATTCCAG ggAGTCATGATGCCATGGCATATAGCTTAGATGTGGATTCTTCAGTGTTGGAACCCAAAAAATTGAAGTCCTTGGACAAAATATTTAGCTCTTTCATAAGGCCTATTGTGAAAAAATGGGGAACTGCTCAG GACAAAACCATCTCTGAGCAACTTGAGGCTGGTGTGCGATACTTTGATCTGAGGGTCGCTGGGAAGCCCCAATCCAGTGATTTCTTCTTCTACCATGGACTATACACAATAATGACGGTCAAG GAGGGAATGACTGAATTGGCCACATGGTTAGGACAGCACACAAAGGAGGTGGTGATACTTTCTTTctcacattttaaagaaatgttagaCAGTCAACACAGTGAACTGACCGGCTTTCTTAAAGAGCACTTTAAAACCAAACTCTGCCCCAAGACTCAAATG CCCTCGCTCAAGGCGTGCTGGGAAAAGGGTTATCAGGTTGTCCTCTCTTATGACAAAAGTGGCGTCAATGATGATCAATTGCTGTGGCCTCGAATCGAGTACTGGTGGGCTGATAACTCGGACCCCAAAGAAGTCATTTCATACCTtaataaccaaaaacaaaagGGCAGATCAG AAGGATTTTTTGTCGCTGGTCTTAACCTGACTTTTGATGGAAATGACATGTTCCTGTACCTTATGAAGTCTTTAAAAGAGAAGACCATGTCTGCTTACCCTCTGTTGCTTGACTGGGTAAAGGAGCAACGTCGGGGCTCTGATGGAGAAAGCATCAACATCATTGCTGGAGATTTTGTTGGTGCGAACAGCTTCGTTCAGGATGTCATTCGTCTCAACAGTGCTGACATAGTTCATGAAAATCCAACTGACTAA
- the zgc:112023 gene encoding PI-PLC X domain-containing protein 1 isoform X1, translating into MVSIGSKWRMMTDYSRTAVRTGCRSFLGVSGMSRCGISLYPVCPAVESRYTRYVPLWNLAIPGSHDTMTYCLDQKSSVLQSEPKVLQVLDTLLPCFVRPCIMKWATSQEDSICKQLDSGMRFLDLRIAHKSKDPDKVFYFAHGIYSLVTVKEALTEVAEWLDQHSKEVVIMAFSAFDGVNLDQHKDLIQFLITTFGQKICPNSVTPSLRECWNRAFQVILSYDDSAASVHEELWPKFDYWWANTSDPNRVVSYLDKRKEEGRPAGFFAAGLNLTENAGYILSHPCQSLKGMTLSSCGLLMDWVKQQRPGSGSTCINVICADFVSTYSNEFTQLVIGLNQILLKET; encoded by the exons ATGGTTTCAATAGGGAGTAAATGGAGAATGATGACGGATTATTCGCGCACAGCTGTCCGGACTGGATGTCGGAGCTTCCTCGGGGTCTCTGGGATGTCCCGCTGTGGAATCTCGCTATACCCGGTATGTCCCGCTGTGGAATCTCGCTATACCCGGTATGTCCCGCTGTGGAATCTCGCTATACCCG GAAGTCATGACACCATGACCTACTGCTTGGACCAGAAGTCTTCTGTGCTTCAGTCTGAACCAAAAGTACTGCAGGTGTTGGATACATTACTACCCTGTTTCGTCCGACCATGTATAATGAAATGGGCAACATCCCAG gAGGACAGTATTTGTAAACAGCTGGATTCAGGCATGCGGTTCCTTGATCTCAGGATAGCTCATAAATCAAAAGACCCTGATAAAGTTTTCTACTTCGCTCACGGGATCTACTCTCTCGTGACAGTGAAG gaAGCGCTCACAGAAGTGGCTGAATGGTTAGACCAGCATAGCAAGGAAGTGGTCATCATGGCATTTTCTGCATTCGATGGCGTGAACTTGGATCAACACAAAGACCTCATTCAGTTTCTCATAACAACATTTGGCCAAAAAATTTGCCCAAATTCT GTCACACCGTCACTACGGGAGTGTTGGAATCGAGcttttcaggttattttatcATATGACGACTCGGCTGCATCTGTTCATGAGGAGCTCTGGCCAAAGTTTGACTACTGGTGGGCAAACACATCAGATCCCAACCGAGTCGTATCCTACCTGGACAAAAGAAAGGAGGAAGGAAGACCAG CCGGTTTCTTCGCAGCTGGTCTGAATCTAACCGAGAATGCCGGGTATATTCTGTCCCATCCGTGTCAGTCATTGAAAGGCATGACCCTGAGCTCGTGCGGTCTGTTGATGGACTGGGTCAAACAGCAGAGGCCGGGGTCAGGCAGTACCTGCATCAATGTCATCTGTGCAGATTTTGTGAGCACGTACAGTAATGAATTTACTCAGCTGGTTATCGGACTCAATCAAATACTCTTAAAAGAGACCTGA
- the rgn gene encoding regucalcin: MSSIKVECVIKEKNEIGESPVWEETDSSLVYVDITGQRVSRWSSLTGHIESITTEKPVGSVVLRKAGGYVIAEGTRFAFVDWVKRSITTAVQLDKEKPNTRFNDGKVDPAGRFFAGTMGMELRPAVVERKQGSLYTLHPDHSVVHHFNQVDISNGLDWSLDHRVFYYIDSLGYIVEAFDYDIQTGGLSNRRAVYKVEPDEGIPDGMCIDTEGKLWVACYNGGRVLRIDPQTGTRLQTVNLPVEKTTSCCFGGKDYSDLYVTTAYKGMDEDALAKQPEAGCMFKVSGLGVKGIPSFSFTG; this comes from the exons ATGTCGTCCATAAAAGTGGAGTGTGTGATCAAAGAGAAGAATGAAATTGGTGAGAGTCCCGTCTGGGAGGAAACGGACTCATCTTTGGTGTACGTTGATATTACGGGTCAGAGGGTCAGCCGGTGGAGCTCTCTCACTGGTCACATAGAGAGTATCACGACAG aGAAACCTGTAGGATCTGTGGTTCTGCGGAAGGCTGGCGGTTACGTCATTGCGGAGGGAACGCGCTTTGCGTTTGTTGACTGGGTCAAGCGCTCCATAACAACAGCCGTTCAGCTGGACAAGGAAAAGCCTAACACTCGCTTCAATGACGGAAAAGTCGATCCAGCTGGAAGGTTCTTTGCGG GAACCATGGGAATGGAACTGCGTCCGGCCGTGGTGGAGAGGAAACAGGGCTCTCTGTACACGCTTCATCCTGACCACTCTGTCGTTCATCATTTCAACCAGGTGGACATCTCCAACGGTCTGGACTGGTCACTGGATCACCGCGTCTTTTACTACATCGACAGTCTGGGGTACATTGTGGAGGCATTTGACTACGACATCCAGACTGGAGGCCTGT cTAACCGCAGAGCGGTTTACAAGGTAGAGCCGGATGAAGGTATACCAGACGGGATGTGCATAGACACAGAGGGCAAACTGTGGGTCGCCTGTTACAATGGAGGAAGAGTTCTGCGCATTGACCCACAAACAG GCACCCGACTGCAGACAGTGAACCTGCCAGTGGAGAAGACCACCTCATGCTGTTTTGGTGGGAAAGATTACAGTGATCTGTACGTCACCACAGCGTATAAAGGCATGGATGAAGATGCACTGGCCAAACAGCCTGAGGCTGGCTGCATGTTTAAG GTTTCTGGTTTAGGAGTGAAGGGCATCCCATCATTCTCATTTACTGGatga